One window from the genome of Nicotiana tomentosiformis chromosome 5, ASM39032v3, whole genome shotgun sequence encodes:
- the LOC138892703 gene encoding uncharacterized protein, which produces MPFSLVYDADALILVEVGEPTLHFSRTNEEANNEALLVKLDLLDECRDLAYVRMVAQKKSIERSYNRRANLCYFKVGDLVLRKMTQNTREVNAGKLGPTWEGPYRVSTITGKGSYELENQDGVKLPCSWNMTHLKRYYC; this is translated from the coding sequence ATGCCTTTCTCTCTCGTATATGACGCAGATGCTCTGATACTAGTAGAAGTGGGGGAGCCAACTCTACATTTTTCCCGAACAAACGAAGAAGCAAACAATGAGGCATTGTTGGTGAAACTGGATTTGCTCGATGAATGCAGGGACTTGGCATACGTAAGGATGGTGGCCCAAAAGAAAAGTATAGAAAGATCTTATAATCGGAGGGCCAATCTCTGCtacttcaaagtaggagacttggttttgagAAAAATGACTCAGAACACTCGGGAAGTCAACGCCGGGAAGCtgggtccaacatgggaaggtccTTACCGGGTTTCAACTATCACTGGTAAAGGGTCGTACGAGTTAGAAAATCAGGATGGAGTCAAATTGCCTTGCAGTTGGAAcatgactcacctcaaaaggtattactgcTAA